From Domibacillus sp. DTU_2020_1001157_1_SI_ALB_TIR_016, a single genomic window includes:
- a CDS encoding ThuA domain-containing protein — protein sequence MNITVWNEFRHERNKQAVKEIYPEGIHQVIADFLKEEGRTVQTATLDEAEHGLTEDVLNQTDVLLWWGHVAHEEVSDEVVKKVQQRVLDGMGLIVLHSGHFSKIFKALMGTSCDLKWREAGEKERLWVVDPAHPIAEGIGEYFELEHEEMYGEHFDIPAPDELIFMSWFEGGEVFRSGVTYKRGNGKVFYFRPGHETHPTYFNENVQRVIQNAVKWAAPVKRERPVYGNAQPIEELRGE from the coding sequence ATGAATATTACAGTATGGAATGAATTTCGTCATGAACGAAACAAGCAGGCGGTCAAAGAGATTTATCCAGAAGGCATTCATCAAGTAATCGCAGATTTTTTAAAAGAAGAAGGACGGACCGTTCAAACGGCCACATTGGATGAAGCAGAGCACGGGTTGACAGAGGATGTATTAAATCAAACAGATGTACTTCTTTGGTGGGGGCATGTTGCACATGAAGAAGTGAGCGATGAAGTTGTGAAAAAAGTACAGCAGCGTGTACTCGATGGCATGGGGCTCATTGTGCTTCATTCGGGTCATTTCTCGAAAATTTTCAAAGCACTGATGGGCACATCCTGCGATTTGAAATGGCGTGAAGCTGGAGAAAAGGAACGCCTTTGGGTCGTAGACCCTGCACATCCAATTGCAGAAGGAATCGGCGAATATTTTGAGCTGGAGCATGAGGAAATGTATGGCGAACATTTTGATATTCCCGCGCCGGATGAGCTCATTTTCATGAGCTGGTTCGAAGGCGGCGAAGTGTTCCGAAGCGGCGTCACTTACAAACGGGGCAACGGCAAAGTCTTTTATTTCCGTCCTGGACATGAAACACATCCTACATATTTTAATGAAAATGTCCAACGTGTCATTCAAAACGCAGTAAAATGGGCAGCTCCGGTGAAACGAGAACGGCCTGTATATGGTAATGCACAACCAATTGAAGAGTTAAGGGGAGAATAA
- a CDS encoding LacI family DNA-binding transcriptional regulator: MAVTIKDVAKRAQVAPSTVSRVIADHPKITQETKEKVRKVMQELGYHPNLLARKLVTQSSQTIGIIRKTSTKHSLSDPFFPAALQGMSDLLHQKEYSILLTCGESDEDIYREVVNMVQGKSVDGMIMLYSQDHDPVLQLLLEQNFPFVMIGKPSEHTDKVMYVDNDNVKAARDITDHLIRAGHTHIAYVGGDPRFEVHKDREEGYKQALKLANIQSEVLFRKEISKESAKETIDEMMMMDPRPTAIVTTDELMAMSLLSALYERRLRVPDDVAVTTFTDSMLSELSSPPLTTVDIHAFQLGYEAAKTLVDLLEKPDMMKRNILVPTSVVVRDSCKKISENGAIL, from the coding sequence ATGGCTGTCACAATTAAAGATGTAGCAAAGAGAGCGCAGGTTGCGCCTTCGACCGTCTCCCGTGTTATCGCGGACCATCCAAAAATTACGCAGGAAACAAAAGAAAAAGTAAGAAAAGTGATGCAGGAGCTCGGCTACCATCCGAACCTGCTTGCACGTAAGCTTGTCACGCAGTCCTCCCAAACAATTGGGATTATTCGTAAAACGTCTACGAAGCATTCACTGTCCGATCCGTTTTTTCCGGCAGCGCTTCAAGGAATGAGTGACCTGCTGCATCAAAAGGAATACAGCATCCTATTGACGTGCGGTGAATCTGATGAAGACATTTATCGGGAAGTTGTGAACATGGTTCAAGGCAAAAGCGTCGACGGCATGATTATGCTTTATTCACAGGATCATGACCCGGTACTGCAGCTGCTTTTAGAGCAAAACTTTCCGTTTGTTATGATCGGTAAACCGTCGGAGCATACTGACAAGGTCATGTATGTAGATAACGATAACGTCAAAGCAGCACGTGATATAACAGACCATTTGATTCGTGCCGGACATACACATATTGCGTATGTCGGGGGCGATCCGAGGTTTGAAGTGCATAAAGATCGTGAAGAAGGATATAAACAGGCATTAAAACTTGCGAATATTCAATCAGAAGTTCTTTTTAGAAAAGAAATTTCAAAAGAAAGCGCCAAGGAAACCATTGATGAGATGATGATGATGGATCCAAGGCCAACGGCGATTGTGACGACGGATGAACTAATGGCTATGAGCCTGCTGTCTGCTTTATACGAGCGGCGCTTGCGGGTGCCGGATGATGTAGCCGTCACCACTTTTACGGATTCCATGCTTTCCGAGCTTTCGAGCCCGCCGCTGACAACAGTCGATATTCATGCATTTCAGCTCGGCTATGAAGCGGCCAAAACATTGGTAGATCTTTTGGAAAAACCGGACATGATGAAGCGGAATATTTTAGTGCCGACTTCTGTTGTGGTACGGGATTCATGCAAAAAAATATCAGAGAATGGAGCGATTCTATGA